In Rhizobium favelukesii, the genomic window CTCGCGCCAATGTCCAGTGCATGGAAAGCGTTGAAGAGCTCTGCTCTTTTTTGGAGGCTGAGCCGGTAGATTGGATTTTCTCCGTTGCCAATCCGTTCATATTGCCACCGGACGTGTTTGGGCGAGCGCGTCGAGGTGCTTTCAATTATCACGACGGTCCTTTGCCACGATATGCGGGAACGCACGCAACGTCGTGGGCGCTGCTGGCGCAAGAGAGCGAATATGCCATCACGTGGCATCGGATCGATGATGGTGTTAATACGGGTGACGTCGTGGTTCAGCGCCAAGTGCTGATTGCGCCCACCGACACGGCAATCAGCCTGAACCTCAAATGTCATGAAGCCGCGATCGAGGGTTTTCGCGAGCTCTTAACTGGCCTCGAGAGCGGGAAGCTTGCGGCCGATCCGCAGGCGCTAGTGGACAGAAGCTATTTTCCGAGACGTCGACGCCCAGATGCGGCAGGCTGTCTGCGATGGGATCAATCCGCGCAAAATCTGTCGGCGATGACACGTGCCTTAGACTTTGGGCCATATCATCCCAATCAAATGTGCATGCCCAAGACGCTCATAGGCGATGAGGTTGTCACAATCAGACGCCTGGAGGTGTCCCCCCAGCGCTCGGGCATTCCGGCAGGTTGCCTGCTTGAAGTCCACCCCAGCCATTGGCGGGTGGCGACGGGTACGCAGGATGTCGATGTTTGCTTTGGCGGCCTTGATGGGCAGGTGCTGGACGCGCGAGCCCTCGCCAGGCGCTCCAATCTGGATGAAGGTGATCGCCTTCCGATCTTGAGCGATGAACAGGCGCGGAGCATAACTGTCACTCATGAATTGCTGGCGCCTTCAGAGGAGTTTTGGCGACAGCGGCTT contains:
- a CDS encoding formyltransferase family protein; the protein is MNPAARAISSSIIVGSGTLAIRCAELAIAVGHVIGAALCDDAIFAEWAARANVQCMESVEELCSFLEAEPVDWIFSVANPFILPPDVFGRARRGAFNYHDGPLPRYAGTHATSWALLAQESEYAITWHRIDDGVNTGDVVVQRQVLIAPTDTAISLNLKCHEAAIEGFRELLTGLESGKLAADPQALVDRSYFPRRRRPDAAGCLRWDQSAQNLSAMTRALDFGPYHPNQMCMPKTLIGDEVVTIRRLEVSPQRSGIPAGCLLEVHPSHWRVATGTQDVDVCFGGLDGQVLDARALARRSNLDEGDRLPILSDEQARSITVTHELLAPSEEFWRQRL